Proteins encoded together in one Paracoccus sp. SMMA_5_TC window:
- a CDS encoding PqiB family protein, with translation MTENAVPPTDSAPLKPAEPQRKPAARAARAGLPLIWIVPFLALIVTLGVGWNALASRGTLISVAFKDATGITPGETALKFREITVGKVESVRFTEDLQQVVVNMRVDKDLAPYIDDKSQFWIVRPQVSAQGISRLDTVLTGAFVEGYWDDQAGEPVRRFQGLDKPPLISFGQKGRWITLSAERSRGMTEGAPVMFRGLPVGRMQNLRLSENDEGVLADVFVPAPYDGLLTTSTVFWDTSGFSVSLGAQGISLNVNSLASVLQGGAEFATLSSGGAPVEDGHVFQLQPDRAAAETNLFSDQSRALRLTMLIDESVKGLETGANVQFMGLTVGRVTGLAARVVKDDQGRERVEQQVTLAITPERLGLPADTPPEQALDFVAQQVRDGLRARIASAGFFGTSLEVELVRLPEAAPAELDREASPHPVIPSVPGDISDFSETAQGFLARVGNLPLEEALKSLTDMLNSVTALASSEDTRAIPAALRSTLENAQAAAGEIRTVTSELRESGAMGQVRKMVDEAAAAAEAVKLAAADVPGMVDQIDAAAAKIEAVDFAAIGNEAEGILRDLRALLGTEDAEQLPRNLSDTLKAASGLLNDLRDGNAAGSLNTALASASTAAQDVSAAARRLPQLSARLEALSARAEAVIAAYGDRSTFNTETINLMREMRRAANAFGSLARTIERNPQAFILGR, from the coding sequence ATGACGGAAAATGCCGTTCCCCCGACCGATTCGGCACCGCTGAAACCTGCCGAGCCGCAGCGCAAGCCCGCGGCCCGGGCGGCACGCGCTGGCCTGCCGCTGATCTGGATCGTTCCCTTTCTGGCGCTGATCGTGACGCTGGGGGTGGGCTGGAACGCGCTGGCCAGCCGCGGCACCCTGATCTCGGTCGCCTTCAAGGACGCCACCGGCATCACGCCCGGCGAAACCGCGCTGAAATTCCGCGAAATCACCGTGGGCAAGGTCGAATCGGTCCGCTTTACCGAGGATCTGCAGCAGGTCGTCGTGAACATGCGCGTGGACAAGGATCTGGCCCCTTATATCGATGACAAATCCCAGTTCTGGATCGTGCGTCCGCAGGTCTCGGCGCAAGGCATCTCGCGGCTGGACACGGTGCTGACCGGGGCCTTCGTCGAGGGTTACTGGGACGATCAGGCGGGCGAGCCGGTGCGCCGCTTTCAGGGACTGGACAAGCCGCCGCTGATCAGCTTTGGCCAGAAGGGGCGCTGGATCACGCTTTCGGCAGAACGCTCGCGCGGGATGACCGAAGGCGCGCCGGTGATGTTCCGCGGCCTGCCGGTGGGCCGGATGCAGAACCTGCGTCTGTCCGAAAACGACGAAGGTGTGTTGGCGGACGTGTTCGTGCCCGCCCCCTACGACGGCTTGCTGACCACCAGCACGGTGTTCTGGGACACCTCGGGGTTTTCGGTGTCGCTGGGGGCGCAGGGCATTTCGCTGAACGTGAACTCGCTGGCCTCGGTGTTGCAGGGGGGCGCCGAATTCGCCACGCTCAGTTCCGGCGGCGCCCCGGTCGAGGATGGACATGTGTTCCAGCTGCAACCAGACCGTGCGGCCGCCGAAACCAACCTGTTTTCCGACCAGAGCCGGGCCCTGCGCCTGACCATGCTGATCGACGAATCGGTCAAGGGGCTGGAGACGGGGGCCAATGTGCAGTTCATGGGCCTGACGGTGGGGCGGGTCACCGGTCTGGCGGCGCGGGTGGTCAAGGACGATCAGGGCCGCGAGCGCGTCGAACAGCAGGTGACGCTGGCCATCACTCCGGAACGGCTGGGCCTGCCGGCCGATACCCCGCCGGAACAGGCGCTGGATTTCGTCGCCCAGCAGGTCCGCGACGGGCTGCGCGCCCGCATCGCCAGCGCCGGCTTCTTCGGCACTTCGCTCGAGGTCGAACTGGTGCGCCTGCCCGAGGCGGCGCCGGCCGAACTGGACCGCGAGGCCAGCCCGCATCCGGTGATCCCATCGGTTCCCGGCGATATTTCGGATTTCAGCGAAACTGCCCAAGGCTTCCTGGCCCGCGTCGGCAACTTGCCCCTGGAAGAGGCGCTGAAGTCGCTGACCGACATGCTGAATTCCGTCACCGCTCTGGCCAGCAGCGAAGATACCCGCGCCATCCCCGCCGCCCTGCGCAGCACGCTGGAAAACGCCCAGGCTGCGGCCGGCGAGATTCGCACCGTGACCAGCGAATTGCGCGAATCGGGGGCGATGGGACAGGTGCGCAAGATGGTGGACGAGGCCGCCGCCGCGGCCGAGGCCGTCAAGCTGGCCGCCGCAGACGTGCCCGGCATGGTCGATCAGATCGACGCCGCCGCCGCCAAGATCGAGGCGGTGGACTTTGCCGCCATCGGCAACGAGGCCGAAGGCATCCTGCGCGATCTGCGCGCGCTGCTGGGCACCGAGGATGCCGAGCAGCTGCCGCGCAACCTGTCGGATACGCTCAAGGCGGCCTCGGGGCTGCTCAACGACCTGCGTGACGGCAATGCCGCGGGCAGCCTGAACACGGCGCTGGCCTCGGCCAGCACGGCGGCGCAGGATGTTTCGGCCGCCGCCCGGCGCCTGCCGCAACTGTCGGCCCGGCTCGAGGCGCTGTCCGCCCGGGCCGAGGCGGTGATCGCCGCCTATGGCGACCGCTCGACCTTCAACACCGAAACCATCAACCTGATGCGCGAGATGCGCCGCGCCGCCAATGCCTTCGGCAGCCTGGCGCGCACCATCGAACGCAATCCGCAAGCCTTCATCCTGGGACGATAA
- a CDS encoding PqiC family protein encodes MRLILAAAAGLALLGACSNGEKTARYLIDPPSSGERLADRLGTAELKDVSLPEYAAGDEVSWQTADGAVRSNTKQLWADSPQRAFTLTLARSISEISGATVIAEPWPLAEPPRRRLEVRVEKALAQADGLYRLSGRYFVSDEGAGGSNQARSFDIAVPLQGQGPGPIARAQSQAIAQLARQIATLSGPGRTIRTSAAPAPRIDDIFSQPLPPLEGS; translated from the coding sequence ATGCGCCTGATCCTTGCCGCTGCCGCCGGCCTGGCCCTGCTGGGGGCCTGCTCCAACGGCGAAAAGACCGCCCGCTATCTGATCGACCCGCCCAGCAGCGGCGAAAGGCTGGCCGACCGGCTGGGCACGGCCGAGCTGAAGGATGTGTCGCTGCCGGAATACGCCGCGGGTGACGAGGTCAGCTGGCAGACCGCCGATGGTGCCGTGCGCTCGAACACCAAACAGCTTTGGGCCGACAGTCCGCAGCGCGCCTTTACCCTGACGCTGGCGCGCAGCATTTCCGAGATTTCCGGCGCCACGGTCATCGCCGAACCATGGCCGCTGGCCGAACCGCCGCGCCGCCGGCTCGAGGTCAGGGTGGAAAAGGCGCTGGCCCAGGCCGACGGGCTTTACCGGCTGAGCGGGCGCTATTTCGTATCGGACGAGGGGGCCGGCGGCAGCAACCAGGCGCGCAGCTTCGACATTGCGGTGCCGCTGCAGGGGCAGGGGCCCGGACCGATCGCCCGCGCCCAGTCCCAGGCCATTGCCCAGCTGGCACGCCAGATTGCCACCCTGTCGGGACCGGGGCGCACGATCCGCACCTCGGCCGCGCCGGCGCCGCGCATCGACGACATCTTTTCCCAGCCGCTGCCGCCGCTCGAGGGCAGCTAG
- a CDS encoding flavin reductase family protein, producing MTRLPPATRDRLADEITFHPATAEARLLREALGRFATGVTVVTTMGPQGPVGMTVNSFTSVSLEPPLVLWCPARNSSRHDIFAGASGWAVHVLGSEQLQTCLRFTRGGSQFEGLETVLTDEGLPAIPGVAARFDCLTHAGHQAGDHSVLIGRVLRVTVAGPGDHPLVFAAGRFGQFAPDAG from the coding sequence ATGACCCGACTTCCCCCCGCCACCCGCGACCGTCTGGCCGACGAGATCACCTTTCACCCCGCCACGGCCGAGGCGCGGCTGCTGCGCGAGGCCCTGGGTCGCTTTGCCACCGGCGTCACCGTGGTCACCACCATGGGACCGCAGGGGCCGGTGGGCATGACCGTGAACAGCTTTACCAGCGTCTCGCTGGAGCCGCCCCTGGTCTTGTGGTGCCCGGCGCGCAATTCCTCGCGCCATGACATCTTTGCCGGGGCCAGCGGCTGGGCAGTGCATGTTCTGGGCTCGGAACAGTTGCAGACCTGCCTGCGCTTTACCCGCGGCGGCAGCCAGTTCGAGGGGCTCGAGACGGTGCTGACCGACGAGGGGCTGCCCGCCATCCCCGGCGTTGCCGCCCGCTTCGACTGCCTTACCCACGCCGGGCATCAGGCGGGCGATCATTCGGTGCTGATCGGGCGGGTGCTGCGGGTAACCGTGGCCGGGCCCGGCGACCACCCGCTGGTCTTTGCCGCCGGCCGCTTCGGCCAGTTCGCCCCCGATGCCGGCTAG
- a CDS encoding 3'(2'),5'-bisphosphate nucleotidase CysQ produces the protein MPAADLALLEQAAHEAGRIALRYWRQAPQVWDKPAGAGPVTEADLAVNRHLESLLRAARPDYGWLSEESADDPARLAAEYCFIVDPIDGTRAFIDGQEGFSHSLAVTRRGEVVAAVVHLPAQEITYSADATGPALCNGASLRPSDHRQLVGAQVLTGKPSLDPVHWRGRTPPVRRGFRPSLAWRLCLVAEGRFDAALTTRPAWEWDVAAGCLIAARAGCAVTDLAGQPPRFNSPQALTDGLVVAPPTLHDRIMAAMTPRPPRLDTRDHHG, from the coding sequence TTGCCGGCGGCTGATCTGGCCCTGCTGGAACAGGCCGCGCACGAGGCCGGCCGCATCGCGCTGCGCTATTGGCGGCAGGCGCCGCAGGTCTGGGACAAGCCCGCCGGCGCCGGCCCCGTGACCGAGGCCGACCTGGCCGTCAACCGCCATCTCGAAAGCCTGCTGCGCGCCGCCCGCCCCGATTACGGCTGGCTCAGCGAGGAAAGCGCCGACGATCCGGCGCGGCTGGCGGCCGAATATTGCTTCATCGTCGATCCGATCGACGGCACCCGCGCCTTCATTGACGGGCAAGAGGGTTTTTCGCATTCGCTCGCGGTGACGCGACGGGGCGAGGTGGTGGCGGCGGTGGTGCATCTGCCGGCGCAAGAGATCACCTATAGCGCCGATGCCACCGGCCCGGCCCTGTGCAATGGTGCAAGTCTGCGGCCCTCGGACCACCGGCAGCTTGTGGGGGCGCAGGTGCTGACGGGCAAGCCGAGCCTGGACCCGGTGCATTGGCGCGGCCGCACGCCGCCGGTGCGACGCGGCTTTCGTCCATCGCTGGCCTGGCGGCTGTGCCTGGTGGCCGAAGGTCGGTTCGACGCCGCCCTTACCACGCGCCCGGCATGGGAATGGGATGTGGCGGCGGGGTGCCTGATTGCCGCCCGTGCCGGTTGCGCGGTCACCGACCTGGCCGGCCAGCCCCCGCGCTTCAACAGCCCGCAGGCGCTGACCGACGGGCTGGTGGTGGCGCCGCCAACCCTGCACGACCGGATCATGGCCGCCATGACCCCGCGGCCACCGCGCCTTGATACCCGCGACCACCACGGCTAG